In a single window of the Palaemon carinicauda isolate YSFRI2023 chromosome 10, ASM3689809v2, whole genome shotgun sequence genome:
- the LOC137648344 gene encoding uncharacterized protein: MVRLQRPKGTNEIDRDSSPSLTITRQGRYQQATTTSPNNNITTELAVKFQTFYYCLSSYILHSSLQVILGVFCLAVTTHPAEASRTKRTIGDWFSKLWKGWKKESEPEYEEPIYVAVPQPVYGPPPVKPHYGPPPAIHAPPPSYHAPPIHVQHGGYGGGGFGGGGFGGGHGFGGGHGIGGGHGGGYGFGGGHAIGGGHGKGGFGKGGFGKGHAVSVGHGGGHAVGGYGGGHAIGGHGKGLGGGHAIGGHGGGHAIGGHGGGHAIGGHGKGLGGGHAIGGHGGGHAIGGHGKDHGGGGHGKGIPHGFGPVKHSDIVHVGQSHHASPVSHYSAPSAPHSPVILDSHSAPSVPVISDSYSAPVAPVIEDSYSAPVAPIIEDSYSAPSIPISSPVAPPVIHNQVIGPVVSEPSNDYRAPPSFPPPMAAHGSSSSSYLEGSFQPSQPLPIESVVPGPAVPFPAPPAPLYNLPLGPDAPIGVPDGAPAPIDILPPAPLALETDVGDSLPLGAVTASITSTAGGSHGRGAASIGDSYAAPSLDLTYGSQLGPDDPIIEIVFQDGEPGPAPPPPIIDPELFAIQDDDVEVYFIEYAPGDNIDDIAALSLDGAQPGILHDLPHDLPVDIRSQLVDSGILNDAEIEVIDLEDALAGNNLDLGTRTALEAAFGAESRLSKSVLPPPKGDVGVKVHRLANEQGSPESTAELLSKLQNYREGRFVGLVKTGTNDTKRYLPLTVDGERIPLPNSLDLSGQKVAEVLVVATNNDDDDDEAKNLPPPANTNNPEHNLVSEASNPKPVIVAAEATEEGIDRQWHGDPNDWRPVWN; this comes from the coding sequence ttttattattgtCTCTCTTCTTATATCCTACACTCCTCCTTGCAGGTCATCCTGGGCGTCTTCTGCCTAGCAGTGACTACGCATCCTGCGGAGGCCTCGAGAACGAAGCGGACGATAGGCGACTGGTTCTCCAAACTGTGGAAGGGCTGGAAGAAAGAGTCGGAGCCTGAATACGAAGAGCCTATTTACGTGGCCGTTCCTCAGCCAGTCTACGGACCTCCACCGGTCAAGCCACACTATGGTCCACCGCCCGCCATCCACGCTCCACCACCGAGCTACCACGCTCCTCCGATTCACGTCCAACATGGAGGATATGGAGGAGGTGGTTTTGGAGGAGGTGGTTTTGGAGGAGGGCACGGTTTTGGAGGAGGTCATGGAATAGGTGGAGGTCATGGTGGAGGATATGGATTTGGAGGAGGACATGCCATAGGAGGTGGTCATGGAAAAGGTGGATTTGGAAAAGGTGGATTTGGAAAGGGACACGCCGTAAGCGTAGGTCACGGAGGAGGACATGCTGTAGGAGGATACGGCGGAGGACATGCTATAGGAGGACACGGCAAGGGACTTGGCGGAGGACACGCTATTGGTGGACATGGCGGAGGACATGCTATTGGTGGACATGGGGGAGGACATGCTATCGGAGGACACGGCAAGGGACTTGGCGGAGGACATGCTATTGGCGGACATGGCGGAGGACACGCTATCGGTGGACATGGAAAAGATCACGGTGGCGGAGGTCATGGAAAAGGTATCCCCCATGGATTTGGTCCTGTCAAGCATTCTGACATTGTCCATGTCGGTCAGTCCCATCATGCTTCGCCAGTCAGTCATTACAGTGCACCTTCTGCTCCCCATTCTCCAGTTATTTTAGACTCCCACAGTGCCCCATCAGTACCAGTTATCTCCGATTCATACAGTGCTCCTGTAGCTCCAGTTATTGAGGATTCATACAGTGCTCCTGTAGCTCCGATTATAGAGGATTCATACAGCGCACCTTCGATTCCCATATCTTCGCCAGTTGCTCCCCCAGTCATTCATAATCAAGTCATTGGTCCTGTTGTTTCAGAACCAAGCAATGATTACCGCGCACCACCTTCCTTCCCTCCACCCATGGCAGCTCATGGATCTTCATCTTCCTCTTACCTGGAAGGAAGCTTCCAACCATCACAGCCTCTTCCAATTGAATCTGTTGTACCTGGTCCAGCTGTACCATTCCCAGCACCACCTGCACCTCTGTACAATCTTCCACTAGGACCTGATGCTCCAATTGGTGTACCTGACGGTGCCCCAGCACCTATTGACATTCTTCCCCCAGCACCTCTTGCTCTGGAAACTGATGTTGGAGACTCATTACCCCTTGGTGCAGTTACAGCATCGATAACATCAACAGCAGGAGGCAGTCATGGCAGAGGAGCAGCTAGCATTGGAGATTCTTATGCTGCACCATCTCTTGACCTTACATATGGTTCACAGTTAGGCCCTGATGATCCCATAATTGAGATTGTATTCCAAGATGGAGAACCCGGTCCTGCTCCACCTCCACCAATAATTGACCCTGAGCTTTTTGCTATTCAGGATGATGATGTTGAGGTGTATTTCATTGAATATGCTCCAGGAGACAACATTGATGACATAGCTGCATTGAGCTTAGATGGTGCACAGCCTGGTATACTACATGACCTTCCCCATGACTTGCCTGTTGATATTCGTTCGCAATTGGTGGACTCAGGTATTCTTAACGATGCTGAAATCGAAGTAATTGATTTAGAAGATGCTCTTGCAGGTAATAATCTTGACCTAGGCACTCGCACTGCTCTTGAAGCTGCCTTTGGAGCAGAAAGTCGACTGAGTAAATCGGTTCTTCCTCCCCCCAAAGGTGACGTAGGAGTAAAAGTACATCGACTGGCCAATGAGCAAGGGTCACCCGAATCCACTGCAGAACTGCTCTCAAAACTTCAGAATTATCGTGAAGGTCGTTTTGTAGGTTTGGTAAAAACTGGCACCAATGACACCAAAAGGTATTTGCCCCTTACTGTGGATGGGGAACGAATTCCTTTGCCTAACTCGCTTGACCTGAGTGGACAAAAAGTGGCTGAAGTCCTCGTTGTAGCCacaaacaatgatgatgatgatgatgaagccaaAAATCTCCCACCCCCTGCTAACACAAACAATCCCGAACACAACCTGGTGTCAGAAGCTTCAAATCCAAAGCCAGTCATAGTAGCTGCGGAGGCTACGGAAGAAGGCATTGACCGCCAATGGCATGGTGACCCAAATGATTGGCGCCCCGTTTGGAATTAA